A single genomic interval of Anopheles marshallii chromosome 2, idAnoMarsDA_429_01, whole genome shotgun sequence harbors:
- the LOC128706772 gene encoding monocarboxylate transporter 7-like produces MPPQNSIELTTKPDGENGATGKLLAANGNGDTVKSKEDPPTTTLIVPPDGGWGWLVMVASFFCNVIVDGIVMNVGSFLDPIRNEFGVSEAEVALVSSLLSGFYLLTGPFVSALANRWGFRIVTIIGALVAALGFFASQYATNIIFLYVTFGFVGGVGFCFIYVPSVITVGYYFEKWRAVATGIALCGSGVGTFIFAPVNAMLIESLGWRSALVAQAAIILLCIACGAIFRPIQPTEVTATKNNDTPADKGILLGEGLPVVYTRPLPEGRYAYSMPNSSHNTWMGANPNYQYPTAAEIFRQGSGHNLDRRPSHTSGQLVSHNLQSTTKKLEKIQKRLAGQMTPDDTIHAHGFSTAHHELNPVGEADEEEAENGTLLTGPEQQAATITSASGRRHTVSGRRPNEPANSRHGSRRTLNDGARPMYRDDIFFTGSLARIPQYKSQTSLGYHMSVTRLPTQADVEETETEQCMVCPEAVRRTLATMLDMSLLKSPSFMMLAFSGFLTMMGFFVPFLYVKQRAVAGGMGDEVSTFIVSAIGISNTIARVVCGLLTSFKNINALHLNNVAITLGGIATMISGFYITEAYQFTYAGIFGLAIACFSALRSILVVDLMGLEKLTNAFGILCLFQGIAAFLGAPIAGYFTELTGSYDASFYICGALITLSAVLCYPLAIVNRWEKQRAAKKDSQKV; encoded by the exons ATGCCGCCACAGAACTCGATCGAATTGACCACCAAGCCGGACGGAGAGAATGGTGCTACGGGGAAACTATTGGCTGCCAACGGGAATGGCGATACGGTAAAGAGCAAGGAAGATCCACCAACGACGACTCTGATCGTACCACCGGATGGTGGCTGGGGCTGGCTGGTGATGGTTGCGTCTTTTTTCTGCAACGTAATCGTGGACGGTATCGTGATGAACGTTGGCAGTTTCCTGGATCCGATAAGGAACGAGTTCGGCGTCAGCGAGGCGGAAGTAGCGCTGGTCAGTTCGCTGTTGAGTGGGTTTTACCTGCTGACGGGTCCGTTCGTGAGTGCGCTTGCTAACCGTTGGGGCTTCCGGATTGTCACGATCATCGGCGCGCTAGTGGCCGCGCTTGGGTTCTTCGCCTCGCAGTACGCAACAAACATAATATTCCTGTACGTGACGTTCGGGTTTGTCGGTGGTGTAGGATTCTGCTTCATCTACGTGCCGTCGGTCATTACCGTGGGATATTACTTCGAAAAGTGGCGCGCGGTGGCTACGGGAATTGCTCTCTGCGGCTCGGGTGTCGGTACGTTCATCTTCGCACCTGTAAACGCGATGCTGATCGAGTCACTTGGTTGGCGCAGTGCGCTTGTCGCACAGGCCGCCATTATACTGCTGTGCATCGCATGTGGCGCTATCTTCCGACCGATCCAACCGACCGAGGTGACGGCCACGAAGAACAATGATACTCCGGCGGATAAGGGTATACTGCTGGGTGAGGGCCTACCGGTGGTGTACACTCGACCTCTGCCCGAAGGCCGATACGCATACTCGATGCCAAACAGTTCGCACAACACGTGGATGGGAGCGAACCCGAACTACCAGTACCCGACAGCTGCCGAGATCTTCCGCCAGGGCAGTGGGCATAATCTCGATCGGCGACCATCGCACACATCCGGTCAGCTGGTGAGCCACAATCTGCAAAGCACCACCAAGAAGCTGGAGAAGATCCAGAAACGTCTCGCTGGACagatgacaccggacgataCGATTCATGCGCACGGTTTCTCGACGGCCCACCACGAGCTGAATCCGGTCGGTGAGGCGGACGAGGAGGAGGCGGAAAATGGAACACTGTTGACCGGACCGGAGCAACAGGCAGCCACCATTACGTCCGCATCTGGACGCCGCCATACCGTGTCGGGTCGTCGACCCAACGAACCGGCCAACTCACGGCATGGTTCGCGCCGTACGCTCAACGATGGTGCCCGGCCGATGTATCGTGACGATATCTTTTTCACCGGCTCCCTTGCACGAATTCCACAGTACAAGTCGCAGACTTCGCTCGGTTATCACATGTCTGTGACGCGGTTGCCCACCCAGGCCGACGTCgaagaaacggaaacggaacagTGCATGGTATGTCCGGAAGCGGTCCGCCGTACACTGGCTACTATGTTGGACATGTCGCTGCTGAAGTCACCCTCGTTCATGATGCTAGCCTTCAGTGGGTTCCTCACGATGATGGGCTTTTTCGTACCATTCCTGTACGTGAAGCAACGCGCCGTGGCTGGTGGAATGGGAGATGAAGTGTCGACGTTCATCGTATCGGCTATTG GCATTTCCAACACCATTGCTAGGGTGGTCTGTGGATTACTGACATCCTTCAAAAACATAAACGCACTACACCTGAACAACGTTGCCATCACGCTAGGAGGTATCGCGACAATGATCAGTGGGTTCTACATTACGGAGGCTTACCAGTTTACGTACGCAGGCATCTTTGGACTTGCCATCG CATGTTTCTCGGCCCTCCGTTCTATTCTGGTGGTCGATCTAATGGGGCTGGAGAAGCTTACCAATGCCTTCGGCATACTGTGCCTGTTCCAAGGTATCGCTGCGTTCCTCGGCGCACCGATTGCTG GATACTTCACGGAGCTGACCGGTAGCTACGACGCTTCGTTCTACATTTGCGGTGCACTTATTACACTGTCGGCCGTTCTTTGCTACCCGCTGGCCATTGTGAACCGATGGGAAAAGCAACGTGCCGCTAAGAAGGACTCACAGAAAGTTTAA